A single region of the Chromatiales bacterium genome encodes:
- the rsxG gene encoding electron transport complex subunit RsxG yields the protein MSVRHILTSAVLLALFALIGTTLVALIHDGTAERIIENERLATLRNLNAILPHERYDNELLADQRVIRDETLAGGQPVTVYRAFRDESPVAAVFATVAPDGYGGPIRLLVGVNVDGTVAGVRVTGHRETPGLGDPIEASRSDWILGFDGRSLGDPPLARWAVARDGGVFDQFTGATISPRAVVGAVREVLVYFAAHGETIFPSLAAPAGDAPTEPSEEEPDE from the coding sequence ATGAGCGTGCGACACATCCTCACCTCCGCCGTGCTGCTGGCCCTGTTCGCCCTGATCGGCACCACCCTGGTGGCACTGATCCATGACGGCACCGCCGAGCGCATCATCGAGAACGAGCGCCTGGCCACCCTGCGCAACCTCAACGCCATCCTGCCGCACGAACGCTACGACAACGAGCTCCTGGCCGACCAGCGGGTGATCCGGGACGAGACCCTGGCTGGCGGCCAGCCGGTCACCGTCTACCGCGCCTTCCGGGATGAATCGCCGGTGGCCGCGGTCTTCGCCACCGTCGCCCCGGACGGCTACGGCGGCCCCATCCGCCTGCTGGTGGGCGTGAACGTGGACGGCACCGTGGCCGGCGTGCGCGTCACCGGACACCGCGAGACGCCGGGGCTGGGCGACCCCATCGAGGCCAGCCGCTCCGACTGGATCCTGGGCTTTGACGGCCGCTCGCTCGGGGATCCACCGCTGGCCCGCTGGGCCGTGGCCCGTGACGGCGGCGTCTTCGACCAGTTCACGGGCGCCACCATCAGCCCGCGGGCCGTGGTCGGGGCGGTGCGCGAGGTTCTGGTATACTTTGCCGCCCACGGCGAGACGATCTTCCCGTCCCTGGCCGCGCCCGCCGGGGACGCGCCCACCGAACCATCCGAGGAGGAGCCCGATGAGTGA
- a CDS encoding DUF1841 family protein, with protein sequence MFGNDRNQLRRLYCDAWARRRRGETLDPLARQIADVIEAHPEYHPLLDDPEAALGAEYTPEMGQSNPFLHMGMHLAIREQVGTDRPAGIRAAWQTLTGRLGEHEAEHRIMECLGRALWEAQRSQREPDEQQYLECIRQLVG encoded by the coding sequence ATGTTCGGCAACGACCGCAACCAGCTGCGACGACTCTACTGCGACGCCTGGGCACGCCGCCGACGCGGCGAGACGCTGGACCCGCTGGCCCGGCAGATCGCCGACGTGATCGAGGCCCACCCGGAGTACCACCCCCTGCTGGACGACCCCGAGGCCGCCCTCGGCGCCGAGTACACCCCGGAGATGGGGCAGTCCAATCCCTTCCTGCACATGGGCATGCACCTGGCCATCCGCGAACAGGTTGGCACCGACCGGCCTGCCGGCATCCGCGCCGCCTGGCAGACGCTGACCGGTCGGCTGGGCGAACACGAGGCGGAGCATCGCATCATGGAATGCCTCGGACGCGCTCTGTGGGAGGCGCAACGCAGCCAGCGCGAACCGGACGAACAGCAATACCTCGAGTGCATCCGGCAGCTCGTCGGCTGA
- the rsxB gene encoding electron transport complex subunit RsxB encodes MLAAILVIVSLAAFFGLVLGFAAIRFHVEGEPIVEQIDALLPQTQCGQCGFAGCRPYAEAIARGEADINQCPPGGEATILALADLLGRDPKPLNDEHGEHTEPMVAVIDENICIGCTLCIQACPVDAILGAAKQMHTVIESECTGCKLCIEPCPVDCITMEPLQRELKDWKWPYPDRPYLQEAEDASDAGQDDDKHAA; translated from the coding sequence ATGCTGGCCGCCATCCTCGTCATCGTCTCGCTCGCCGCCTTCTTCGGGCTGGTGCTGGGCTTTGCCGCCATCCGGTTCCACGTCGAGGGCGAGCCCATCGTCGAGCAGATCGATGCCCTGCTGCCGCAGACCCAGTGCGGCCAGTGCGGCTTCGCCGGCTGCCGCCCCTACGCCGAGGCCATCGCCCGCGGCGAGGCGGACATCAACCAGTGCCCGCCGGGCGGCGAGGCGACCATACTCGCCCTGGCCGACCTGCTGGGCCGCGACCCCAAGCCGCTCAACGACGAGCACGGCGAGCACACCGAGCCCATGGTGGCCGTCATCGACGAGAACATCTGTATCGGCTGCACGCTGTGTATCCAGGCCTGCCCGGTGGATGCCATCCTGGGGGCGGCCAAGCAGATGCACACGGTGATCGAGAGCGAGTGCACCGGCTGCAAGCTCTGCATCGAGCCCTGCCCGGTGGACTGCATCACCATGGAGCCGCTCCAACGCGAGCTGAAGGACTGGAAGTGGCCCTACCCGGACAGGCCCTATCTGCAGGAGGCGGAGGACGCCAGCGATGCCGGTCAGGACGACGACAAGCATGCCGCCTGA
- the rsxC gene encoding electron transport complex subunit RsxC, with the protein MHDRAPHLWHFHGGLRLEGHKDLSTREPILDMRIPRWIILPVQQHIGEPAEVLVKPGDHVKKGQLVARAGGYISAPVHASTSGVVAAVEERPVPHPSGLSAPCVVIETDGRDEWLADRMPALPDYAGLDAVTLRNRVREAGIVGLGGAAFPASVKLNPPPGRRIETLIINGAECEPYITCDDMLMRERAREVIEGVRIIQRIVQAERCLIGIEDNKPEAIAAMREALGEDDVIAIVKIPTRYPTGGEKQLIKVLTNREVPSNGLPSDIGIVCHNVGTAAAVYKAVAHGIPLVSRVVTVTGQGVQHPRNIEVLVGTPISEVVAFTGGYSQAVERLIMGGPMMGFALGDDEVPVIKGTNCILAAGRGEVDRPGPAMPCIRCGECQRACPALLLPQQLYWHAHARDFDKVQDFALFDCIECGCCSYVCPSNIPLVQYFRFAKTEIWEQEREKRKADIARQRHEFRQERLEREEREKAERLAKKKAALAKTAEDGEAEDPKKAAIKAALERAKAKKAAAGAAPKNIDNLTEAQQRQIEEAEARRRAARADRNPSDEKDA; encoded by the coding sequence ATGCACGATCGCGCGCCCCATCTCTGGCATTTCCACGGCGGCCTGCGCCTGGAGGGTCACAAGGACCTCTCCACGCGCGAGCCGATCCTGGACATGCGCATCCCGCGCTGGATCATACTGCCCGTACAGCAGCACATCGGCGAGCCGGCCGAGGTCCTGGTGAAGCCGGGCGATCACGTGAAGAAGGGGCAGCTGGTCGCCCGTGCAGGGGGCTATATCAGCGCCCCCGTGCATGCCTCCACCTCGGGCGTGGTCGCGGCCGTGGAGGAACGCCCGGTCCCCCATCCCTCCGGGCTCAGCGCCCCCTGCGTGGTGATCGAGACCGACGGGCGCGACGAGTGGCTGGCCGACCGCATGCCGGCCCTGCCCGACTACGCCGGCCTGGATGCCGTCACCCTGCGCAACCGCGTGCGCGAGGCCGGCATCGTCGGCCTGGGCGGCGCCGCCTTCCCGGCCTCGGTCAAGCTCAACCCGCCGCCGGGCCGCCGCATCGAGACCCTCATCATCAACGGCGCCGAATGCGAGCCCTACATCACCTGCGACGACATGCTCATGCGCGAACGGGCGCGCGAGGTGATCGAGGGTGTGCGCATCATCCAGCGCATCGTGCAGGCCGAACGCTGCCTGATCGGCATCGAGGACAACAAACCCGAGGCCATCGCCGCCATGCGCGAGGCCCTGGGCGAGGACGACGTCATCGCGATCGTGAAGATCCCGACGCGCTACCCCACCGGCGGCGAAAAGCAGCTCATCAAGGTCCTCACCAACCGCGAGGTGCCCAGCAACGGCCTGCCCAGCGACATCGGCATCGTCTGCCACAACGTCGGCACCGCGGCGGCCGTCTACAAGGCCGTGGCCCACGGCATCCCGCTGGTCTCGCGCGTGGTCACCGTCACCGGCCAGGGCGTGCAGCACCCGCGCAACATCGAGGTGCTGGTCGGCACACCGATCAGCGAGGTGGTGGCCTTCACCGGCGGTTACAGCCAGGCCGTCGAGCGCCTCATCATGGGCGGCCCGATGATGGGCTTCGCCCTGGGGGATGACGAGGTGCCGGTGATCAAGGGCACCAACTGCATCCTCGCGGCAGGCCGCGGCGAGGTGGACCGCCCGGGCCCGGCCATGCCCTGCATCCGCTGCGGCGAGTGCCAGCGCGCCTGTCCCGCCCTGCTGCTGCCGCAGCAGCTCTACTGGCACGCCCACGCCCGCGATTTCGACAAGGTCCAGGACTTCGCCCTGTTCGACTGCATCGAGTGCGGCTGCTGCTCCTATGTCTGTCCGAGCAACATCCCGCTGGTGCAGTACTTCCGCTTCGCCAAGACCGAGATCTGGGAACAGGAACGCGAGAAGCGCAAGGCCGACATCGCCCGCCAGCGCCACGAGTTCCGCCAGGAACGCCTGGAGCGCGAAGAACGCGAGAAGGCCGAGCGCCTGGCGAAGAAGAAGGCCGCCCTGGCCAAGACCGCCGAGGACGGCGAGGCAGAGGACCCGAAGAAGGCGGCCATCAAGGCGGCGCTGGAGCGGGCCAAGGCGAAGAAGGCGGCCGCCGGGGCGGCGCCGAAGAACATCGACAACCTCACCGAGGCGCAGCAGCGCCAGATCGAGGAGGCCGAGGCCCGCCGCCGTGCCGCCCGTGCGGACCGGAACCCATCCGACGAGAAGGACGCCTGA
- the apbC gene encoding iron-sulfur cluster carrier protein ApbC codes for MADVSQLQVETALRELDDPYLEKDLVSAGAVKNIAVEGGKVAVQIELGYPCDGIKQRLADDVRRKVEAIKGVAGVDVSVGWKITPHAVQKGLKPMQGIKNIIAVASGKGGVGKSTTSVNLALALAAEGASVGILDADIYGPSQPRMLGVHGKPESKDGKSLEPMEAYGVQAMSIGFLIDEDTPMIWRGPMVTQALEQLLNDTRWRELDYLIIDMPPGTGDIQLTLAQRIPVSGAVIVTTPQDIALLDARKGLKMFEKVEVPILGIVENMSIHICSKCGHEEHIFGEGGGQKMSDDYGVDFLGALPLDIHIREEADSGKPTVVAQPDSRITEIYREIARRMAARLALKARDYSSKFPNIVIQNN; via the coding sequence ATGGCTGACGTATCGCAATTGCAGGTTGAAACGGCACTGAGGGAGCTCGACGATCCCTACCTGGAAAAGGACCTGGTCTCCGCCGGCGCGGTGAAGAACATCGCCGTGGAGGGCGGCAAGGTGGCTGTGCAGATCGAACTCGGTTACCCCTGTGACGGCATCAAGCAGCGGCTGGCGGACGATGTGCGCCGCAAGGTCGAGGCCATCAAGGGCGTTGCCGGGGTGGACGTGAGTGTGGGCTGGAAGATCACCCCGCATGCCGTGCAGAAGGGGCTCAAGCCCATGCAGGGCATCAAGAACATCATCGCCGTGGCCTCCGGCAAGGGCGGCGTGGGCAAGTCCACCACCTCGGTGAACCTGGCCCTGGCCCTGGCCGCCGAGGGCGCCAGCGTCGGCATACTCGACGCCGACATCTACGGCCCCAGCCAGCCGCGCATGCTGGGCGTGCACGGCAAGCCGGAATCCAAGGACGGCAAGAGCCTGGAGCCGATGGAGGCCTACGGCGTGCAGGCCATGTCCATCGGTTTCCTCATCGACGAGGACACGCCGATGATCTGGCGCGGCCCCATGGTCACCCAGGCCCTGGAGCAGCTCCTCAACGATACCCGCTGGCGCGAGCTCGACTACCTCATCATCGACATGCCCCCGGGCACCGGCGACATCCAGCTCACCCTGGCCCAGCGCATCCCGGTGAGCGGTGCCGTGATCGTCACCACCCCCCAGGACATCGCCCTGCTGGACGCGCGCAAGGGCCTGAAGATGTTCGAGAAGGTGGAGGTGCCGATCCTCGGTATCGTCGAGAACATGAGCATCCACATCTGCTCCAAGTGCGGCCACGAGGAGCACATCTTCGGCGAGGGCGGCGGGCAGAAGATGTCGGACGACTACGGCGTGGACTTCCTCGGCGCGCTGCCGCTGGACATCCACATCCGCGAGGAGGCCGACAGCGGCAAGCCCACCGTGGTGGCCCAGCCCGACAGCCGCATCACCGAGATCTACCGCGAGATCGCCCGGCGCATGGCCGCCAGGCTCGCGCTCAAGGCCCGGGACTACAGCTCCAAGTTCCCGAACATCGTCATCCAGAACAACTAG
- the metG gene encoding methionine--tRNA ligase, which produces MTQTPRQILVTSALPYANGPIHLGHLVEYIQTDIWVRFQRMRGHQCIYVCADDAHGTPIMLRARQDGITPEALIARVGQEHQADFADFLISFDNYHSTHSEENRELAAMVYERAREAGHIAVRTIRQAYDPEAKMFLPDRFIKGSCPRCGAEDQYGDSCEKCGATYAPTDLKNPVSAISGATPIEKESEHYFFRLGDFEAMLRDWIKGEQLQPEIRNKLREWFDTGLQDWDISRDAPYWGFEIPGAPGKYFYVWLDAPIGYMASFQNYCARTGTDFDAYWGPDSTAELYHFIGKDIAYFHTLFWPAMLDAAGLRKPTAVYCHGFLTVNGQKMSKSRGTFIMARSYLNHLNPEALRYYFAAKLGPGVDDIDLSLDDFMQRVNSDLVGKVVNIASRCAGFIHKQSNGRLADTLADEGLYDSFRRSADEIAQRYERREYGQAMRQIMALADVANQYIDERKPWVLAKEAGREAEVQAICTMGLNLFRVLISFLKPVVPKLAADAEAFLGAGELAWDSIGEPLLATRINPFKALMTRIEKDAIDAMTDESKTTLAAAEAAASPTGPLADAPIAAEIAFDDFAKIDLRVARIVKAEHVEGADKLLQLTLDLGGETRNVFAGIKSAYAPEDLEGRLTVMVANLAPRKMRFGLSEGMVLAAGPGGKDLFILNPDEGAAPGMRVK; this is translated from the coding sequence ATGACGCAGACGCCCCGACAGATCCTGGTCACCAGCGCCCTGCCCTACGCCAACGGGCCCATCCACCTCGGCCACCTGGTGGAATACATCCAGACCGACATCTGGGTGCGCTTCCAGCGCATGCGCGGCCACCAGTGCATCTACGTCTGCGCCGACGACGCCCACGGCACGCCCATCATGCTGCGCGCCCGGCAGGACGGCATCACGCCGGAGGCGCTCATCGCCCGTGTCGGCCAGGAACACCAGGCGGACTTCGCCGACTTCCTGATCTCCTTCGACAACTACCACTCCACCCACTCGGAAGAGAACCGCGAGCTGGCGGCGATGGTGTACGAGCGGGCGCGCGAGGCCGGGCACATCGCCGTGCGCACCATCCGCCAAGCCTACGACCCCGAGGCGAAGATGTTCCTGCCCGACCGCTTCATCAAGGGCAGCTGCCCCAGGTGCGGCGCCGAGGACCAGTACGGGGATTCCTGCGAGAAGTGCGGCGCCACCTACGCGCCCACCGACCTGAAGAACCCGGTCTCCGCCATCTCCGGGGCCACCCCCATAGAGAAGGAGTCCGAGCACTACTTCTTCCGGCTGGGTGACTTCGAGGCCATGCTGCGCGACTGGATCAAGGGCGAGCAGCTGCAGCCGGAGATCCGCAACAAGCTGCGGGAATGGTTCGACACCGGCCTGCAGGACTGGGACATCTCCCGCGACGCCCCCTACTGGGGCTTCGAGATCCCGGGCGCCCCCGGCAAGTATTTCTATGTCTGGCTGGACGCCCCCATCGGCTACATGGCGAGCTTCCAGAACTACTGCGCGCGCACCGGCACGGATTTCGACGCCTACTGGGGCCCCGACTCCACGGCCGAGCTGTATCACTTCATCGGCAAGGACATCGCCTACTTCCACACCCTGTTCTGGCCGGCCATGCTCGACGCGGCGGGTCTGCGCAAGCCCACGGCCGTCTACTGCCACGGCTTTCTCACCGTCAACGGGCAGAAGATGTCCAAGTCGCGCGGCACCTTCATCATGGCGCGCAGCTACCTCAACCACCTCAACCCCGAGGCGCTGCGCTACTACTTCGCCGCCAAGCTCGGCCCGGGCGTGGACGACATCGACCTCAGCCTCGACGACTTCATGCAGCGGGTGAACAGCGACCTGGTGGGCAAGGTGGTGAACATCGCCAGCCGCTGCGCGGGCTTCATCCACAAGCAGTCCAACGGCCGGCTCGCCGACACGCTGGCCGACGAGGGGCTGTACGACAGCTTCCGTCGCAGCGCCGACGAGATCGCGCAGCGCTACGAGCGCCGCGAATACGGCCAGGCCATGCGCCAGATCATGGCCCTGGCCGACGTGGCCAACCAGTACATCGACGAGCGCAAGCCCTGGGTGCTGGCGAAAGAGGCCGGCCGCGAGGCCGAGGTACAGGCCATCTGCACCATGGGACTGAACCTGTTCCGCGTGCTCATCAGCTTCCTCAAGCCCGTGGTGCCGAAGCTCGCCGCCGACGCCGAGGCCTTCCTGGGCGCCGGCGAACTCGCCTGGGACAGCATCGGGGAGCCGCTGCTCGCCACCCGGATCAACCCGTTCAAGGCCCTCATGACCCGTATCGAGAAGGACGCCATCGACGCCATGACCGACGAATCCAAGACCACGCTGGCGGCCGCCGAGGCGGCCGCGAGCCCCACCGGCCCGCTGGCCGACGCCCCCATCGCCGCCGAGATCGCCTTCGATGACTTCGCGAAGATCGATCTGCGCGTGGCAAGAATCGTGAAGGCCGAGCACGTGGAGGGGGCCGACAAGCTCCTGCAGCTCACGCTGGACCTGGGCGGTGAGACCCGCAACGTCTTCGCCGGCATCAAGTCGGCCTATGCGCCCGAGGACCTGGAAGGCCGTCTCACCGTGATGGTGGCCAACCTCGCCCCGCGCAAGATGCGTTTCGGCCTGTCCGAGGGCATGGTGCTGGCGGCCGGCCCGGGCGGCAAGGACCTGTTCATCCTCAACCCGGACGAGGGTGCGGCCCCCGGCATGCGCGTGAAATAA
- the nth gene encoding endonuclease III — protein sequence MNAAKRYEIFARLRAENPHPTTELEYSTPFELLVAVILSAQATDRGVNKATAKLFPVANTPQAILELGEDGLKRYIKTIGLFNSKAKNIIETCRLLVERHGGEVPAEREALEALPGVGRKTANVILNTAFGQPTMAVDTHIFRVSNRTGLAPGKTVLAVEKKLLKVVPEEFLIDAHHWLILLGRYICVARTPKCPECPIRDLCEYRHKTGEQATPAPGKRSPARKKAARRRT from the coding sequence ATGAACGCCGCCAAGCGCTACGAGATCTTCGCCCGCCTGCGGGCCGAGAATCCGCATCCAACCACCGAGCTCGAATATTCCACGCCCTTCGAGCTGCTGGTGGCCGTGATCCTCTCCGCCCAGGCCACCGACAGGGGCGTGAACAAGGCCACGGCGAAGCTGTTTCCCGTCGCCAACACTCCGCAGGCCATCCTGGAGCTGGGCGAGGACGGGCTCAAGCGCTACATAAAGACCATCGGCCTGTTCAACAGCAAGGCGAAGAACATCATCGAGACCTGCCGCCTGCTGGTCGAACGGCACGGGGGCGAGGTACCGGCCGAACGCGAGGCCCTGGAGGCCCTGCCCGGCGTCGGCCGCAAGACCGCCAACGTCATCCTCAACACCGCCTTCGGCCAGCCCACCATGGCCGTCGACACCCATATCTTCCGCGTCTCCAACCGCACCGGCCTCGCCCCGGGAAAGACCGTGCTGGCGGTGGAAAAGAAGCTGCTCAAGGTGGTGCCCGAGGAATTTCTCATCGACGCCCATCACTGGCTGATCCTGCTGGGTCGCTACATCTGCGTGGCACGCACGCCCAAGTGCCCCGAGTGCCCGATCCGCGACCTTTGCGAATACCGCCACAAGACGGGGGAACAGGCCACGCCCGCCCCCGGGAAACGCAGCCCGGCTAGGAAGAAGGCCGCCCGCCGGAGGACCTGA
- a CDS encoding dCTP deaminase encodes MSIKSDKWIRRMAEEQGMIEPFEAGQVRHAGEERIVSYGTSSYGYDVRCADEFKIFTNINSSIVDPKAFDEKSFVDVKSDVCIIPPNSFALARTVEYFRIPRSVLTICLGKSTYARCGIIVNVTPLEPEWEGHVTLEFSNTTPLPAKIYANEGVAQMLFLESDEECDTSYRDRGGKYQGQRGVTLPRT; translated from the coding sequence ATGAGTATCAAGTCCGACAAGTGGATCCGTCGCATGGCGGAAGAGCAGGGCATGATCGAGCCCTTCGAGGCCGGTCAGGTGCGTCATGCCGGCGAGGAGCGCATCGTCTCCTACGGCACCTCCAGCTACGGCTACGACGTGCGCTGTGCCGACGAGTTCAAGATCTTCACCAACATCAACTCCTCCATCGTCGATCCCAAGGCCTTCGACGAGAAGAGTTTCGTCGACGTGAAGTCCGACGTGTGCATCATCCCGCCGAACTCCTTCGCCCTGGCGCGTACCGTGGAGTACTTCCGCATCCCGCGCAGCGTGCTGACCATCTGCCTGGGCAAGTCCACCTATGCGCGCTGCGGCATCATCGTCAATGTCACGCCGCTGGAACCGGAGTGGGAAGGGCACGTGACCCTGGAGTTCTCCAATACCACGCCGTTGCCCGCCAAGATCTACGCCAACGAGGGCGTGGCGCAGATGCTGTTCCTCGAGTCCGACGAGGAATGCGATACCTCCTACCGCGATCGCGGTGGCAAGTACCAGGGCCAGCGCGGCGTCACCCTCCCCAGGACCTGA
- a CDS encoding sel1 repeat family protein, which translates to MSGPYHPQPGDRFETLSRAAFGGDPEAQFRLAESLRRGLFGLPVDEAQARHWYERAATGGHPTAIFLLNNWRNRRHFA; encoded by the coding sequence ATGTCGGGCCCCTATCATCCCCAGCCCGGTGACCGGTTCGAGACGCTCTCCCGCGCGGCCTTCGGCGGCGATCCCGAGGCGCAGTTCCGCCTGGCCGAGTCCCTGCGCCGCGGGCTCTTCGGCCTGCCGGTCGACGAGGCCCAGGCACGTCACTGGTACGAACGGGCCGCGACGGGCGGTCATCCCACCGCCATCTTCCTGCTGAACAACTGGCGTAATCGCCGGCATTTCGCCTAG
- a CDS encoding electron transport complex subunit E, with amino-acid sequence MSDHGYKAIALDGLWRNNPGLVQLLGLCPLLAVTGTVVNGLGLGLATTATFVISNVIVALIRNLVRPEVRIPVFVLVIASAVTAIELLMSAYFHQLYTILGIFIPLIVTNCAIIGRAEAFASKNSVPRAFVDGLTMGLGFTLVLIVLGGMREAIGSGTLLAQAHLMFGETARAWTITLVEDYRGFLLAILPPGAFIGLGFLVAIKNVIDTRMERRQAAQSPLTEAPEAA; translated from the coding sequence ATGAGTGATCACGGCTACAAGGCGATCGCACTGGACGGCCTCTGGCGCAACAACCCGGGGCTGGTACAGCTGCTGGGCCTGTGCCCGCTGCTGGCCGTCACCGGCACGGTGGTCAACGGCCTGGGCCTCGGGCTGGCCACCACCGCCACCTTCGTCATCTCCAATGTCATCGTGGCGCTGATCCGCAACCTGGTCCGCCCCGAGGTGCGCATCCCCGTGTTCGTGCTGGTGATCGCCTCGGCCGTCACCGCCATCGAGCTGCTGATGAGCGCCTATTTCCATCAGCTCTACACGATCCTCGGGATTTTTATTCCCCTTATCGTGACAAATTGCGCTATTATCGGCCGCGCCGAGGCGTTTGCCTCGAAGAACAGCGTGCCCCGGGCCTTTGTTGACGGCCTGACCATGGGCCTGGGCTTCACCCTGGTGCTGATCGTACTGGGCGGGATGCGCGAGGCCATCGGTTCCGGCACGCTCTTGGCGCAGGCCCATCTCATGTTCGGCGAGACGGCCCGCGCCTGGACCATCACACTGGTCGAAGACTATCGCGGCTTCCTGCTGGCCATCCTGCCACCCGGTGCCTTCATCGGGCTGGGCTTCCTGGTGGCCATCAAGAACGTGATCGATACGCGTATGGAAAGACGACAGGCCGCCCAGAGCCCGCTCACCGAGGCCCCCGAGGCCGCCTGA
- the rsxA gene encoding electron transport complex subunit RsxA: MTEYALILVGTVLVNNFVLVKFLGLCPFMGVSRKLETATGMGLATTFVLTLSSVCSYLVNEYLLVPFGIEYLRTISFILVIAAVVQFTEMVVHKTSPLLYNVLGIFLPLITTNCAVLGVALLNVQESHGFVESVLYGFGAAVGFTLVLVLFAAIRERVAAADVPVPFRGSAIAFITAGLMSLAFMGFVGLVKG; this comes from the coding sequence ATGACCGAATACGCGCTCATCCTCGTGGGCACCGTGCTCGTCAACAACTTCGTGCTGGTGAAGTTCCTCGGCCTGTGCCCGTTCATGGGCGTGTCGCGCAAGCTGGAGACCGCCACCGGCATGGGGCTGGCCACCACCTTCGTGCTCACGCTCTCCTCGGTGTGCAGCTACCTGGTCAACGAATACCTGCTGGTGCCCTTCGGCATCGAGTACCTGCGCACCATCAGCTTCATCCTGGTGATCGCGGCCGTGGTGCAGTTCACCGAGATGGTGGTGCACAAGACCAGCCCCCTGCTCTACAACGTGCTCGGCATCTTCCTGCCGCTGATCACCACCAACTGCGCGGTGCTGGGCGTGGCCCTGCTGAACGTGCAGGAGAGCCACGGCTTCGTCGAATCCGTGCTCTACGGCTTCGGCGCCGCCGTCGGCTTCACCCTGGTGCTGGTGCTGTTCGCCGCCATTCGCGAGCGCGTGGCGGCGGCCGACGTGCCGGTGCCGTTTCGCGGCAGCGCCATCGCCTTCATCACCGCCGGCCTCATGTCGCTGGCCTTCATGGGCTTCGTCGGACTGGTGAAGGGCTAG
- the rsxD gene encoding electron transport complex subunit RsxD has product MRFPTVSSPHHTPAKSVSRVMGAVMLALLPGTAAATWYFGWGVLINVVLAAGFAVALEAAMLALRGRPLRPFLTDGSAVLTAWLFALALPPLTEWWITLIGIVFAIVIAKQLYGGLGHNPFNPAMVGYVVVLVSFPREMTLWLPPEMLAETRFDFLQALTVVFTGSLPAGLSWDAITMATPLDLMKTELSLNRTIEEIRQSPLFGDFSGQGWEWIANWYAIGGFWLLFRRTIAWQIPVAMLGSLFAIATLFYWMDPDAHAGPLFHVFSGGAIIGAFFIATDPVSAATTPRGRLIYGAGIGVLTYVIRTWGGYPDGIAFAVLLMNMAAPTIDYYTRPRVFGEERHPPGQE; this is encoded by the coding sequence ATGCGCTTCCCCACCGTCAGCTCACCCCATCACACGCCGGCGAAGAGCGTCTCGCGCGTGATGGGCGCCGTGATGCTGGCCCTGCTGCCGGGCACGGCCGCCGCCACCTGGTACTTCGGCTGGGGCGTGCTCATCAACGTGGTGCTGGCGGCCGGCTTCGCCGTCGCCCTGGAGGCCGCCATGCTCGCCCTGCGCGGGCGGCCGCTGCGGCCCTTCCTCACCGACGGCAGCGCCGTGCTCACCGCCTGGCTGTTCGCCCTGGCCCTGCCGCCGCTCACCGAGTGGTGGATCACCCTCATCGGCATCGTCTTCGCCATCGTCATCGCCAAGCAGCTCTACGGCGGACTCGGCCACAACCCCTTCAACCCGGCGATGGTCGGCTATGTGGTCGTGCTGGTGTCCTTCCCCCGGGAGATGACCCTGTGGCTGCCGCCGGAGATGCTGGCCGAGACCCGCTTCGACTTCCTGCAGGCCCTGACCGTGGTCTTCACCGGCAGCCTGCCGGCCGGCCTGTCCTGGGACGCCATCACCATGGCCACGCCGCTCGACCTGATGAAGACCGAGCTGTCGCTGAACCGCACCATCGAGGAGATCCGCCAGAGCCCGCTGTTCGGCGACTTCTCCGGCCAGGGCTGGGAGTGGATCGCCAACTGGTATGCCATCGGCGGCTTCTGGCTGCTGTTCCGCCGCACCATCGCCTGGCAGATCCCGGTGGCCATGCTCGGCTCGCTGTTCGCCATCGCCACCCTGTTCTACTGGATGGACCCCGACGCCCATGCCGGCCCGCTGTTTCACGTCTTCTCCGGCGGGGCCATCATCGGCGCCTTCTTCATCGCCACCGACCCGGTGAGCGCCGCCACCACTCCGCGCGGACGCCTGATCTACGGCGCCGGCATCGGCGTGCTCACCTACGTGATCCGTACCTGGGGGGGCTATCCGGACGGCATAGCCTTCGCGGTACTGCTGATGAACATGGCCGCCCCCACCATCGACTACTACACGCGGCCAAGGGTCTTCGGCGAGGAACGCCACCCGCCGGGGCAGGAGTGA